One genomic segment of Scylla paramamosain isolate STU-SP2022 chromosome 11, ASM3559412v1, whole genome shotgun sequence includes these proteins:
- the LOC135105197 gene encoding methionine synthase reductase-like encodes MVVEADIPKVLLLYASQTGNAQAIAESLSEQLGQAGIVVQVKCCSQLDSTSALLQVSCLVVVASTTGDGDPPDSARKLWKQLKKWQSAPLTHLSYTVLGLGDTNYNNFCNFGKSVDKQLNSLGAQSFYRCGWADDGTGLELVVEPWCEGLEVALKLHLSSLSMQEPTPPEPAADGDDSSESVSRTTGNNEEFNCNQKYKGPLCENNRKLEMAISSENEDVVCKIMAHYSIDMLPHHEVEHLPLRCCAFPKDDPLSIPVLPAPYLSLTLTEDCDTPQTTASSGTLPVAASQVFKAQVIKIRQLTHPTAVKTALEFTLRLPEEGIHYHPGDAIGILVKNTQKEVELLLGLLGLTEIADEGCELSIIPGTKKRAAAIPSFLPCKSSLRYLLEYCVDIRAVPKKPLLRALAEYTTNPCEQRRLLELVSKEGAGEYTHHVREACLSTLDLLMFFRSCRPPVTTLLEHLPRLLPRPYSAASSPLAMPNHLTFVFNVVEIPQGKSVAFSRQGVCTGWLASLASGNCENVEPVPPSVLAIKDVEQALSNFTLASSEDVFIDIYLRSNQSFRPPTDSSTPVVMVGPGTGVAPFLGFLKHRQKVGVGVGEWWLFYGCRHKDKDFLYQKELRELEEEGVLNHFMVSYSRENDSPRYVQDNLIKYGKSLAPLLDKAIVYVCGDAHNMAKDVFEAFVSVLMNHKELTEVNARKMMTKMQLDKRYLQDVWT; translated from the exons ATGGTAGTGGAGGCTGACATACCCAAGGTATTGCTACTGTACGCCTCGCAGACAGGCAACGCCCAGGCCATCGCTGAGAGCCTTAGTGAACAGCTCGGGCAGGCGGGCATCGTCGTGCAGGTGAAGTGTTGCAGTCAACTGGACTCCACCTCAGCCCTGCTCCAGGTGTCCTGCCTGGTCGTCGTCGCCTCCACTACAG GTGATGGTGATCCTCCAGACTCAGCTCGCAAACTGTGGAAGCAGCTGAAGAAGTGGCAAAGTGCCCCCCTCACCCACCTCTCCTACACAGTGCTGGGCCTTGGTGACACCAACTACAATAACTTTTGTAACTTTGGGAAAAGTGTGGACAAGCAGCTGAATTCATTAGGTGCTCAAAG CTTCTACAGATGTGGATGGGCAGATGATGGTACTGGCCTAGAATTAGTAGTGGAGCCGTGGTGTGAGGGTCTTGAGGTTGCCCTCAAACTGCATCTGTCCAGTCTCTCCATGCAAGAACCCACACCACCAGAGCCTGCAGCAGATGGAGACGATAGCTCGGAGAGTGTTTCAAGGACTACTGGTAACAATGAGGAATTTAATTGTAATCAGAAATATAAAGGTCCTCTGTGTGAGAACAACAGAAAGCTTGAAATGGCCATCTCTTCTGAGAACGAGGATGTGGTGTGCAAGATCATGGCTCACTACAGTATTGACATGTTGCCACACCATGAAGTGGAACATCTGCCTCTCAGGTGTTGTGCTTTTCCTAAGGATGATCCACTCTCCATCCCTGTTCTACCTGCACCATACCTCTCTTTGACCCTCACAGAAGACTGTGATACCCCACAAACCACTGCAAGTTCAGGTACATTACCTGTAGCAGCCTCACAGGTGTTCAAGGCACAAGTCATTAAAATCAGACAGTTAACACATCCTACTGCTGTCAAGACTGCTTTAGAATTTACCCTCAGATTGCCAGAGGAAGGGATTCATTATCATCCTGGAGATGCAATTGGAATCCTTGTAAAGAATACACAAAAGGAGGTGGAACTTCTGTTAGGGCTGCTAGGACTGACAGAGATAGCAGACGAAGGTTGTGAGCTTTCCATAATTCCTGGGACTAAGAAGAGAGCAGCAGCAATACCTAGTTTTCTTCCTTGTAAGAGCTCCCTCAGGTACTTGCTGGAATATTGTGTGGATATTAGAGCTGTGCCAAAGAAGCCTCTTTTGCGTGCCTTGGCAGAATACACTACCAACCCTTGTGAGCAGAGGAGACTGTTGGAATTGGTAAGCAAGGAGGGGGCTGGGGAATACACCCATCATGTGAGGGAGGCTTGTCTGTCCACTCTAGACCTGCTGATGTTCTTTAGGTCATGCCGCCCACCTGTTACTACCCTCTTGGAACATTTACCCCGTCTCCTGCCCCGACCATACTCTGCTGCTTCATCCCCACTTGCCATGCCGAACcatcttacttttgtttttaatgtggTGGAGATTCCTCAAGGGAAAAGTGTGGCCTTTTCCAGGCAAGGGGTATGTACTGGCTGGTTAGCATCGCTGGCCTCAGGTAACTGTGAAAATGTTGAACCAGTACCTCCCAGTGTTCTTGCTATCAAGGATGTGGAGCAAGCTTTGAGTAACTTCACCCTTGCCAGCAGTGAAGATGTATTTATTGATATCTACCTCAGAAGCAACCAGAGCTTCCGGCCACCTACGGACTCCTCCACTCCGGTTGTGATGGTAGGTCCAGGAACAGGAGTTGCTCCATTCTTAGGATTCCTCAAGCACCGGCAGAAGGTTGGGGTGGGTGTAGGGGAATGGTGGCTCTTTTATGGATGCCGCCACAAAGACAAAGACTTCCTGTACCAAAAGGAACTGAGGGAGCTAGAGGAAGAAGGTGTGTTGAACCATTTCATGGTGAGCTACTCCAGGGAGAATGATAGTCCCAGGTATGTTCAGGATAATTTAATTAAGTATGGGAAATCATTGGCTCCCTTATTAGACAAGGCcattgtttatgtgtgtggtgATGCCCACAACATGGCTAAGGATGTGTTTGAGGCATTTGTGTCTGTACTCATGAACCACAAAGAATTGACAGAGGTTAATGCTAGAAAGATGATGACCAAGATGCAGCTGGACAAGAGATATTTGCAGGATGTTTGGACATGA